The region CTCATCCTCTCCTATATTATTGTATTTAGATCTAAATTTCATAGCAGACGAGTTTTGTTTTTTAACAAAAACACGACCTTCGGCACTTAAGTCTGGATTTATTTTACACTGTAACGTATAGTTTTCTAATCCGGATGCTGGATGCATTAAATCTACCCATGCAGAACTGCCTTGTTCACGTATAATACGTCCTTGCCAATTTATTGCGCGAGAAGGTAACACATTAGGTAAGGCAAAACGATCTGTGGCATCTAAAAGAATAAGATTATCTGTAACCTTTATAGCACATATAATATAATTAAACCCATTACGTGTTGGATATATTGGAATTCCGTTACTTTTTGTACTAATAAGCACAGGATTTGCGTTAAAACCTGCATAACGTAAAATGGCTGTTAACATTAAATTAATATCACCTACATTACCGGTTCCTTCTTTATATGCTTTTTTTACTCCATTTTCTGCATAGTTTCCTAGATATTCATTCCAAGCCACTTTAGACTTTACAAAATTAAAAATTAAAGACATACGCTTTTCACTATTTGTAACATTAGCTAATAGTGCATCTATGTCTTTTTCAAAATAACCTGTTTTAGATAATTGACCTCCAAAACTACTATGATCGTAAATTGTTTTAGTTACGCTTTCCCAGTCTGTAGAATAATTTTTAATAGAATTATCTGGACCTTTATACATTGCATATTCCCATTTTACTGTAGCACGATATACATCCATATTGTCTACAAATGGCTCTTCTACTAGCGCAGGTATATTTTCTAAATCTGCTATATATTCATGTTCTCTAAATTCCCATTTAGAACTATCAAAACTTGTTTGCGAATTAGTAAAACCGGAACCTCCAGAGCGTTGTTTAGAATTAATTTGTTCGACTCTGTTTCTGCTGCTTTCCGAAATTTTTACAACATATTTTGCTTTAGGATTAAAATACTTATTAAAATAAAAATATTCTGGAATACGCGCATTAAACTCTAACTTCTTTACTGGAATATCGTACTGAAAATCAACATCATCCAAAGCAATGTAAGGAGACTCTTTACGGTATTTAAACTCTACAATACAGCCATCTGTAATGTTTGGCATAGTAAATTTAAGTTGCCCCCAGTATTGATTTGTTTCTTCTTTAAACACATTGTCTTTATCTAGTTTGTCTTTTTCGATTTTTCCATCTTTAAGATAATACGTGTATCCTTTTAATTCAGACAATTCTTCAATAGTTGAAGACCCATTATCATAGAAAGGTACAATTTCTGTAGCCCAATCTACCCCTTCTTTATCATAGATTTTTATTCGTTTTTGTACTTCCTTCACTACAATAAAGCCTTCGTTAGGGCTGTATTGAAAATAAACATTTTCATTTAAATACAAGATTGTAGCATGAGCATTTGGATCTTCAGGATTTACCGTTTCTTTTAATTCTTCTTTAGAAATTTTTCCAAATTTATAGTCTTGCGCATAGGTATAAGAGACTATAAGTATACATAGTAGGCTGAATACTTTTTTCATAGGTTAAGGTGATTGGGTTATTGATTTAGTAATACCATTTTAGAGTTATCATATTTTGAAATATTAATCCAAAAGTCTCGATAGGCTTCATAATCTTCCTTTGGATATATGCCTTTATCTATTTGTAAACGGCGTTTGTAGCGTAATGTGCCATTATTTAAATCTTCAATAGACATGGTATAAGTACCAAATTTAGTTTCTAATTTTATGGGAGCTTGCAAAGCCTCTACTTTTAAACCGTCTTCTAAATGAAACACATATTCATCTTCGTCTAAAAACCCTCTATCTATTTCTAATGGCATAGTTCGCTTAGCATAACGTGGTGGTATGTGTGTTAATTTATTAAAGACATTAGGTACGACAAGCAATCGCGTTCCTGTTTTGGACGCATACGTATTTGCAGAGACCTTTACTTGCTCTGTAAAAACAACATCGTTTTTATTGTTTGTAAACTGAAAGGATTCTACAACCAAATCATTTACATTATCCCAAATATCTTTAAATCTTAATTTCTGATCTTTCTCTAATTCGTTTTCTAATCCTTCATCTCCTCGATACTGAGATCCGTACGATTTAATAACCACTTCACTTGTAAATCCTCCGTTTGAATTTAAATTAATATCTGCAGTTGTTTTTAACAGACTTTCTGTAGCATCATATACTCTTGTGTGAACAATTTTTCCTCCATCTGGAGTTATTACAAGTGCATCTCTATCGTCTGTAAAATTGGCCACATGCCCA is a window of Formosa sediminum DNA encoding:
- a CDS encoding DUF3857 domain-containing protein, with amino-acid sequence MKKVFSLLCILIVSYTYAQDYKFGKISKEELKETVNPEDPNAHATILYLNENVYFQYSPNEGFIVVKEVQKRIKIYDKEGVDWATEIVPFYDNGSSTIEELSELKGYTYYLKDGKIEKDKLDKDNVFKEETNQYWGQLKFTMPNITDGCIVEFKYRKESPYIALDDVDFQYDIPVKKLEFNARIPEYFYFNKYFNPKAKYVVKISESSRNRVEQINSKQRSGGSGFTNSQTSFDSSKWEFREHEYIADLENIPALVEEPFVDNMDVYRATVKWEYAMYKGPDNSIKNYSTDWESVTKTIYDHSSFGGQLSKTGYFEKDIDALLANVTNSEKRMSLIFNFVKSKVAWNEYLGNYAENGVKKAYKEGTGNVGDINLMLTAILRYAGFNANPVLISTKSNGIPIYPTRNGFNYIICAIKVTDNLILLDATDRFALPNVLPSRAINWQGRIIREQGSSAWVDLMHPASGLENYTLQCKINPDLSAEGRVFVKKQNSSAMKFRSKYNNIGEDERLRDLEEGKGEIEISNLQVRHEEEINNPTIQYSFSYTLNNAVEAIGDKLYISPMLFYATTENTFKQEKRNYPLEFTYPNTYNYNVSIILPEGYTVESLPESTKVQFNGNEGVFTFISSHSGNMVVIKSVFEINNTFVLPNDYDQFKQYFAMIVEKETEKMVLVKS